In one Lolium rigidum isolate FL_2022 chromosome 3, APGP_CSIRO_Lrig_0.1, whole genome shotgun sequence genomic region, the following are encoded:
- the LOC124699539 gene encoding flavonoid O-methyltransferase-like protein Os11g0303600 has translation MAAQPQLTVPTDAELLQAQADLWRHSLYYMTSMAFQCAVKLGIPTAIHGLGGAASLPDLVTALSLPPAKLPYLRRIMRLLATSGVFAATDVEVYRLTPISYLLLNGIAVVDGHPSQTSVVLAATSRHCVEAALGLTDWFRKDVAGSPFEDLHGVTLFDGSMAEAEPDIDAVFNEALEAHDNSGFLAVLQECGGTLFQGLDSLTDCGGGNGTAARAIVEAFPQVKCTVLDLPRVIDNVPADGVVNYVAGDMFKLVPPAQAVLVKLVLHHWSDEDCVKILAQCKKAVPSREEGGKVIVIDIVVDSSSEHTHEAELLVDVAMMVLTNGRQRDESEWGEIFTKAGFSGYTIVKKLGARGVFEAYP, from the exons ATGGCGGCCCAGCCACAGCTGACGGTTCCCACCGACGCCGAGCTTCTGCAGGCGCAGGCCGACCTTTGGCGCCACAGCCTCTACTACATGACGTCCATGGCGTTCCAGTGCGCCGTCAAGCTCGGCATCCCGACCGCCATCCACGGCCTGGGTGGCGCAGCGTCGCTCCCCGATCTGGTCACCGCGCTGTCCCTTCCACCAGCCAAGCTGCCCTACCTCCGCCGCATCATGCGCCTGCTGGCCACGTCCGGCGTCTTCGCCGCCACCGACGTGGAGGTCTACCGCCTCACCCCGATCTCCTACCTCCTCCTCAACGGCATCGCCGTGGTAGACGGCCACCCGAGCCAGACGTCCGTCGTGCTCGCCGCGACCTCCAGGCACTGCGTCGAGGCCGCGCTGGGCCTCACCGACTGGTTCAGGAAGGACGTCGCCGGGTCGCCGTTCGAGGATCTCCATGGCGTCACCCTCTTCGACGGGAGCATGGCGGAAGCGGAGCCCGACATCGACGCCGTCTTCAacgaagctttggaggcccacGATAACTCCGGGTTCCTCGCTGTCCTGCAGGAGTGCGGCGGCACCCTGTTCCAGGGGCTGGACTCCCTGACCGACTGCGGCGGCGGCAACGGTACGGCGGCGAGGGCCATCGTCGAGGCCTTCCCGCAGGTCAAATGCACCGTCCTCGACCTTCCGCGGGTGATCGACAATGTGCCGGCCGATGGCGTGGTTAACTACGTTGCCGGCGACATGTTCAAGCTCGTCCCACCTGCTCAAGCTGTGCTGGTCAAG CTTGTGCTGCATCACTGGAGCGACGAGGACTGCGTGAAGATCCTGGCTCAGTGCAAGAAGGCCGTTCCGTCGCGAGAGGAGGGAGGGAAAGTCATCGTCATCGACATAGTTGTGGACTCTTCTTCAGAACACACTCATGAAGCCGAGCTCCTGGTGGACGTAGCCATGATGGTGCTGACCAATGGCCGACAGCGCGACGAGTCTGAGTGGGGCGAGATTTTCACCAAAGCAGGATTCAGTGGCTATACCATTGTGAAGAAACTGGGAGCTCGAGGCGTCTTTGAGGCCTATCCATGA